One part of the candidate division KSB1 bacterium genome encodes these proteins:
- a CDS encoding AMP nucleosidase: MKTEKNDEWFYEEIRRKLAYYNEEKKQIAGDMLERYTGSHLTDFQKYILLTNFNTYLEKFAAQFGAEIHTGSVWSAAHAPAQHVSMIDIKIGAPTAALVMELLSVLDPAATIFLGMCGGLHRSLQVGDFILPMAAIRDEGVSRYFIPPQVPSLPTFKIQKFISQMLVESGLDYRTGVVHTTDYRFWEFDEAFKRTLYEERAIAIEMECAALFSVGFVSKVPIGALLLVSDLPLKKGGIKTKESAKKVFSAFTEQHITIGIKSITEIQQRGEHIRHYRW, translated from the coding sequence AAAAAGCAGATCGCCGGCGACATGCTGGAGCGCTACACCGGCTCGCATTTGACGGACTTTCAAAAATATATTCTTTTGACCAATTTTAACACCTATTTGGAAAAATTCGCCGCCCAGTTCGGCGCTGAAATTCACACCGGATCGGTCTGGTCGGCGGCGCATGCGCCGGCACAACATGTAAGCATGATCGACATCAAGATCGGCGCACCGACGGCGGCATTGGTCATGGAGCTGCTCAGCGTCCTCGATCCTGCCGCAACCATCTTTCTCGGCATGTGCGGCGGACTCCATCGCTCGCTGCAGGTGGGCGACTTTATTTTGCCGATGGCCGCCATCCGCGACGAAGGCGTCTCCCGCTATTTCATCCCGCCGCAGGTGCCGTCGCTGCCCACCTTCAAGATTCAAAAGTTCATCAGCCAAATGCTGGTGGAGAGCGGCCTGGATTATCGAACCGGAGTGGTGCACACGACGGATTACCGTTTCTGGGAGTTTGACGAAGCGTTCAAGCGCACGCTGTACGAGGAGCGCGCCATCGCCATCGAAATGGAGTGCGCGGCATTGTTTTCCGTAGGATTTGTCAGCAAAGTGCCGATCGGTGCGCTGCTGCTGGTCAGCGACCTGCCCCTGAAAAAAGGCGGCATCAAAACCAAAGAGTCGGCGAAAAAGGTTTTTTCAGCGTTCACCGAACAGCACATCACCATCGGCATCAAGTCGATCACCGAAATTCAGCAGCGGGGCGAGCACATTCGCCATTACCGCTGGTAA
- a CDS encoding secondary thiamine-phosphate synthase enzyme YjbQ, producing MKFYTDYLWFNTQKHREYINITDRVEEAVRKSGVQEGMVLVSAMHITAGVYVNDAESGLIQDIDDWLQKLAPEGVNYRHHRTGEVNGDAHLKSLLVHHQVILPITNGRLDLGPWQQVYYAEFDGQRRKRLIIKVMGE from the coding sequence ATGAAATTCTACACCGATTACCTCTGGTTCAACACTCAGAAGCATCGCGAATACATCAACATTACCGATCGCGTGGAGGAGGCGGTGCGCAAAAGCGGGGTTCAGGAAGGGATGGTGCTCGTTTCCGCCATGCACATTACCGCCGGAGTCTATGTCAACGACGCCGAATCGGGGTTGATTCAGGACATCGACGACTGGCTGCAAAAGCTGGCGCCGGAGGGCGTCAACTATCGTCATCACCGCACCGGCGAAGTGAACGGCGACGCTCATCTCAAAAGCCTGCTCGTTCATCACCAGGTCATTCTGCCGATCACCAACGGCCGCTTGGACCTCGGCCCATGGCAGCAGGTCTATTATGCCGAATTCGACGGTCAACGCCGCAAACGACTGATCATAAAGGTCATGGGGGAATAA
- a CDS encoding sigma-54 dependent transcriptional regulator — MAVKLLIVDDDDITRESLVTVMQARNFDCTQAADGREALERLQHEDYDVVISDIEMPKMSGLELLEAANRLSSRPSFIFITAYASVQSAVEALRKGAFDYLLKPLNFDDLAFKVQKLIEHKELVRENQALRHEIHAQYDFANIIGESPAIRKVFETIRRVSDSESNVLITGNSGTGKELVARAIHYNSPHRLGRFVAVNCGAIPETLIESELFGHKKGAFTGAVADKDGLFKAAHRGTLFLDEIGELSLTAQTKLLRAVETQEFLPVGSNRPERVHVRIIAATNVDLEARVAEGRFRDDLYYRLNVINIRLPSLAERVEDIPLLVDHFVRKYNRQMNKSVTRVQPELMQALMQRTWKGEVRELENFVERLMIFASGSELTVDLLPAEMLGMTLPKPRREGATLDEMVAEFERGVIAAELARQGYHRGRTAAALGIGEATLYRKMKQLKIEE; from the coding sequence ATGGCCGTCAAGCTGTTGATCGTCGACGACGATGACATTACGCGCGAGAGCTTGGTTACCGTCATGCAGGCGCGCAACTTTGACTGCACGCAGGCGGCGGACGGACGCGAGGCGCTCGAGCGGCTGCAGCACGAGGATTACGACGTCGTCATCAGCGACATCGAGATGCCGAAAATGAGCGGATTGGAGCTTTTGGAGGCGGCCAACCGACTGTCGTCCAGGCCGTCGTTCATCTTTATCACCGCTTACGCCTCGGTGCAGAGCGCCGTCGAGGCACTGCGCAAAGGCGCGTTCGATTATCTGCTCAAGCCGCTCAATTTCGACGATCTGGCGTTCAAAGTCCAAAAGCTGATCGAACACAAAGAGCTGGTGCGCGAAAATCAGGCCCTGCGCCATGAAATTCACGCCCAGTACGATTTCGCCAACATCATCGGCGAGAGTCCGGCCATCCGCAAGGTTTTCGAGACGATTCGGCGCGTTTCGGACAGCGAGAGCAATGTGCTGATCACAGGCAACAGCGGCACCGGAAAAGAGCTGGTCGCCCGCGCCATTCATTACAACAGTCCGCACCGGTTGGGGCGATTTGTGGCGGTCAACTGCGGCGCCATACCCGAAACTTTGATCGAGAGCGAGCTGTTCGGACATAAAAAGGGGGCTTTTACCGGCGCAGTTGCCGACAAAGACGGTCTGTTCAAAGCGGCGCACCGCGGCACCCTTTTCCTCGACGAGATCGGTGAGCTGTCGTTGACGGCGCAGACCAAGCTGTTGCGCGCCGTGGAAACGCAGGAATTTCTGCCCGTCGGCAGCAATCGGCCGGAACGGGTGCATGTGCGCATCATTGCCGCCACCAATGTCGATCTGGAGGCGCGCGTCGCCGAAGGCCGCTTCCGCGATGATCTCTATTACCGCCTGAACGTCATCAACATTCGTCTCCCGTCGCTGGCGGAGCGGGTCGAAGACATCCCCCTTCTGGTCGACCATTTCGTCCGCAAGTACAATCGACAGATGAACAAGTCGGTGACGCGGGTACAGCCGGAGCTGATGCAGGCGCTGATGCAGCGGACCTGGAAAGGCGAAGTGCGCGAGCTTGAGAACTTTGTCGAACGGCTGATGATCTTTGCTTCGGGGAGCGAGCTGACCGTTGATCTGCTGCCGGCCGAAATGCTCGGCATGACTTTACCCAAGCCGCGACGGGAGGGCGCGACGCTCGACGAAATGGTGGCGGAATTCGAACGGGGGGTGATTGCGGCGGAGCTGGCGCGGCAGGGGTATCATCGCGGCCGCACTGCAGCGGCGCTGGGCATCGGCGAGGCGACGCTCTACCGCAAGATGAAGCAGCTCAAGATCGAGGAATAA
- a CDS encoding PAS domain-containing protein: MDVCLKKLLTNRSDEVAAELAKRTAGLTPHLSDEERLQFAQEVMTALSILVIDQKLQAALSTLEGAVNRFFAEAEQGSAILINTLLLSRYILLAMMVQESDVSFNSIEAFGYLNEVFGPLITAIYEQHRSDQPPPVPAPFASACSANLGALDFAGIGFVMLDELMTVIYFSRAAERLLGRSADEVLGHPFFELFSDLRETPLFAAVEAALRQGKSEELHNRTLPLGSRKAALDVKVEPMRNEAKQIVGCTLLFHDVNRDRLRDQQAFRYEKYFENILNDAADAIILLNENHRVIMWNKAAETLFGYSEAEMFGKGLTRLVPEDPTLQSAMAAMDEQVLSRGFVRNQRLDMRTREGRIVHVELTRTALRNERGDFIGSSVILRDISEQEQLRRQVIQSEKLSAVGTLAAGIAHEVGTPLTSISALAQILQLKTDNPEFKEKLLLIQQSIERISRTVRTLVDFSRPITDKVEEIYLNHVIEHVIRIIKYDKRLKHQEIITRLQPDLPLVRAGFDQLLQVFINICLNAADAMEGKPDGRLEITTWSEGKRVMAAVTDNGCGIAEEHLGHIFEPFFTTKKSGKGTGLGLWVSYNIIAGFGGDIKVRSTLGVGTTFTITLPSVS, translated from the coding sequence TTGGACGTCTGTTTAAAAAAGCTTTTAACCAACCGCAGCGACGAGGTCGCAGCAGAGTTGGCCAAACGTACGGCAGGACTGACGCCGCACCTCTCGGATGAAGAACGGCTGCAGTTTGCGCAGGAGGTCATGACCGCCCTGAGCATTTTGGTCATCGATCAAAAGCTGCAGGCGGCGTTGAGCACCCTCGAAGGCGCCGTCAATCGATTCTTTGCCGAAGCGGAGCAGGGGAGTGCAATCCTTATCAACACCCTGCTGTTGAGTCGATATATACTCCTTGCCATGATGGTGCAGGAATCCGATGTCTCGTTCAACAGCATCGAGGCGTTCGGTTACCTCAACGAGGTCTTTGGCCCGCTGATTACGGCCATCTACGAGCAGCATCGCTCCGATCAGCCGCCGCCGGTGCCTGCCCCCTTTGCTTCGGCCTGCTCGGCCAATCTCGGCGCCCTCGATTTTGCCGGTATCGGCTTTGTCATGCTAGACGAGCTCATGACCGTCATTTATTTCAGCCGCGCGGCAGAGCGACTGTTGGGGCGCTCGGCGGACGAGGTGCTGGGACATCCTTTCTTTGAACTGTTTTCTGATCTCCGCGAGACGCCTCTCTTTGCCGCCGTGGAGGCGGCGCTTCGGCAGGGCAAATCCGAAGAGCTGCACAACCGGACGCTGCCGCTCGGCAGCCGCAAAGCCGCTCTTGACGTCAAGGTCGAACCGATGCGCAACGAAGCCAAACAGATTGTCGGCTGCACCCTGCTTTTTCATGACGTCAATCGCGATCGCCTTCGCGATCAGCAGGCATTTCGGTACGAAAAGTATTTTGAAAACATTCTCAACGACGCCGCCGACGCCATCATCCTCCTTAATGAAAATCATCGTGTGATTATGTGGAACAAGGCGGCGGAAACTCTGTTCGGCTACAGCGAGGCCGAGATGTTCGGCAAGGGGCTGACGAGGTTGGTGCCTGAGGACCCGACATTACAGTCGGCCATGGCGGCTATGGACGAGCAGGTCTTGAGCCGCGGCTTTGTGCGCAATCAGCGGCTGGACATGCGCACACGCGAAGGCCGAATCGTTCACGTCGAATTGACGAGGACGGCGCTGCGCAACGAGCGCGGCGATTTCATCGGCAGCAGCGTCATTCTGCGCGACATCTCTGAGCAGGAACAGCTGCGCAGGCAGGTCATTCAATCGGAAAAGCTCTCCGCGGTCGGCACCCTGGCGGCGGGCATCGCGCATGAAGTGGGAACGCCTTTGACCAGCATTTCGGCGCTGGCGCAGATCCTGCAGCTCAAGACCGACAATCCGGAGTTCAAAGAGAAACTGCTCCTCATTCAACAGTCCATTGAGCGCATTTCGCGCACGGTGCGTACGTTGGTCGATTTCTCGCGCCCGATTACCGACAAAGTCGAAGAAATCTATCTCAACCACGTGATTGAGCACGTCATCCGCATCATCAAATACGACAAGCGGCTCAAGCATCAGGAGATCATAACGCGGCTGCAGCCCGATCTGCCGCTGGTGCGCGCGGGTTTTGATCAGCTGCTGCAGGTGTTCATCAACATCTGCCTGAACGCCGCCGACGCCATGGAAGGCAAGCCGGACGGCCGATTAGAGATTACCACCTGGAGCGAAGGGAAACGGGTCATGGCCGCGGTTACTGATAACGGCTGCGGAATCGCCGAGGAGCATCTCGGCCATATTTTCGAACCGTTTTTTACCACCAAAAAGAGCGGCAAAGGCACCGGCCTGGGCTTGTGGGTCAGCTACAACATCATCGCCGGTTTCGGCGGCGACATTAAAGTTAGGAGCACGCTCGGGGTAGGCACCACCTTTACCATCACTCTGCCTTCGGTATCTTGA
- the nadB gene encoding L-aspartate oxidase codes for MPERKTDADFLVIGSGIAGLFAALKLCDAGSVIIVTKRKRSDSNTAWAQGGIASVLSETDSFEEHIRDTLEAGAGLCRPDAVRKIVERGPSLIRELAELGVPFTRTEEGEFDLGREGGHRARRIVHVKDMTGFYIERTLLDVVTRKKNILLLEHHSAIDLITEHHVFTPTPARSHDLNCWGAYVLDAAAGRVRRLTAKATILAAGGCGQVYLHTTNPPVATGDGVAMAFRAGASIANMEFMQFHPTALYHPEADSFLITEALRGFGGRLINKKGESFTEAYHPMGSLAPRDVVARAIDAELKKSGERCVYLDVTHKNPDELRDRFPAIYEKCLSLKIDITKEPIPVVPAAHYSCGGVLTDLEGRTDINGLFACGETACTGVHGANRLASNSLLEALVFAESCANAAKEFVKAKDFRLPPIPLWDDIGTFNSEEWVLISHDLQEIKNLMWDYVGIVRSTLRLERALSRIRLIRQEVENFYRRTTVTPELIELRNLALVAQLIIQSALMRKESRGLHYTTDYPNTDDQYARDTVIRQRLV; via the coding sequence ATGCCTGAAAGAAAGACGGATGCGGATTTTTTGGTGATCGGCAGCGGCATTGCCGGTCTTTTTGCCGCCCTTAAATTGTGCGATGCGGGGTCGGTCATTATCGTGACCAAGCGCAAAAGATCAGACTCGAACACCGCATGGGCGCAAGGCGGCATCGCTTCAGTCCTGAGCGAAACCGACTCGTTTGAGGAGCACATTCGCGACACGCTCGAAGCAGGCGCCGGATTATGCCGTCCGGATGCGGTGCGCAAGATCGTGGAACGGGGTCCCTCGCTGATTCGCGAGCTGGCGGAGCTGGGCGTGCCCTTTACCCGCACGGAGGAGGGCGAATTTGACCTCGGCCGCGAAGGCGGGCACCGAGCGCGCCGAATTGTGCACGTAAAAGATATGACCGGCTTTTACATCGAGCGGACGCTTCTGGATGTCGTCACCCGTAAAAAAAATATCCTGCTGCTCGAGCATCATTCGGCGATTGATTTGATTACTGAGCATCACGTTTTCACGCCCACGCCCGCCCGCTCGCATGACCTCAACTGCTGGGGCGCCTATGTGCTCGATGCGGCGGCGGGCAGGGTCCGTCGACTAACCGCCAAAGCGACAATCTTGGCGGCCGGCGGCTGCGGACAGGTTTATCTGCACACCACCAATCCGCCTGTCGCCACCGGCGACGGTGTGGCCATGGCTTTTCGCGCCGGCGCCTCGATCGCCAACATGGAGTTCATGCAGTTTCACCCGACGGCGCTCTATCATCCCGAAGCCGATTCGTTTCTCATCACCGAGGCTTTGCGCGGCTTCGGCGGCCGATTGATCAACAAAAAAGGCGAATCGTTTACGGAGGCTTATCATCCCATGGGGTCTCTGGCGCCGCGCGATGTCGTCGCCCGCGCCATCGACGCCGAACTCAAAAAGAGCGGTGAGCGCTGCGTCTACCTCGACGTAACACACAAAAATCCGGACGAACTGCGCGATCGATTTCCGGCGATTTATGAAAAATGTCTGAGTTTAAAGATCGATATCACCAAGGAGCCGATACCGGTGGTGCCGGCGGCACACTATTCCTGCGGCGGCGTGCTGACCGATTTGGAGGGACGAACCGACATCAACGGCTTATTTGCCTGCGGCGAGACGGCCTGTACCGGCGTGCACGGCGCCAACCGCCTGGCCTCGAACTCGCTGCTCGAAGCGCTGGTCTTTGCCGAATCCTGCGCCAACGCCGCAAAGGAATTTGTCAAGGCCAAAGACTTTCGCCTGCCGCCGATCCCGCTGTGGGACGACATCGGCACCTTTAACAGCGAAGAGTGGGTGCTCATCTCGCACGATCTGCAGGAGATCAAGAACCTGATGTGGGACTATGTCGGCATCGTGCGCTCGACCTTGCGCCTGGAAAGAGCCCTGAGCCGCATCCGCTTGATTCGTCAGGAGGTGGAAAATTTTTATCGCAGGACGACCGTTACGCCCGAGTTGATCGAACTGCGGAACTTGGCGCTGGTCGCTCAGTTGATTATTCAATCGGCGCTGATGCGCAAAGAAAGTCGCGGGCTGCATTACACGACCGACTATCCCAACACCGACGATCAATACGCTCGCGACACCGTCATTCGACAGCGTTTAGTTTGA
- a CDS encoding CPBP family intramembrane metalloprotease: MDDLQKNGDLTPSDISRILAVTLLVFMVFFLVSGYLSNEAALIGGELLLIVPALYYAKKRGASVRSTFRLYSVRPKVLFAVLLVFLPLYVLTDELDRIIQMLAPMPEEWYESMMEMVTFTNWREAIGVLFGGAVVAAAAEEMLFRGLLQRSLERFRDPASAIVSASVLFALVHFNPWTSIQILLLGVALGYAAWKSGSVIPSMILHGLNNLLSMLFVNAPPEMLSGYEGEMHVRLPVLLAAAAAFYPAWRLFVQTCRESTPDREATD; this comes from the coding sequence TTGGACGATCTGCAGAAAAATGGCGATCTGACGCCGAGTGACATCTCGCGTATCTTGGCGGTGACCCTTTTGGTTTTCATGGTTTTTTTTCTCGTCTCCGGTTACCTGAGCAACGAAGCGGCGCTGATTGGCGGCGAACTTTTGCTCATCGTACCGGCGCTCTATTATGCCAAGAAAAGGGGCGCAAGTGTTCGCTCGACTTTTCGTCTTTACAGCGTCAGGCCGAAGGTTCTTTTTGCGGTGCTTCTGGTCTTTTTGCCGCTCTATGTTTTGACAGACGAGCTCGACCGCATCATTCAGATGCTGGCGCCCATGCCGGAGGAGTGGTACGAGTCGATGATGGAGATGGTCACTTTTACCAACTGGCGGGAAGCGATCGGCGTATTGTTCGGCGGAGCAGTGGTCGCCGCGGCGGCAGAGGAGATGCTCTTTCGCGGTTTGCTGCAGCGGTCGCTCGAACGGTTTCGCGACCCGGCTTCGGCTATCGTCTCCGCCTCGGTTCTGTTTGCGTTGGTGCATTTTAATCCGTGGACTTCAATCCAGATTTTGCTTTTGGGCGTTGCGCTCGGTTACGCTGCCTGGAAAAGCGGCAGCGTCATCCCGTCGATGATCCTTCACGGCCTCAACAATCTATTGTCGATGCTGTTCGTCAACGCACCGCCGGAAATGCTGAGCGGCTATGAAGGCGAGATGCACGTTCGACTGCCGGTTCTGCTTGCGGCGGCCGCTGCTTTTTATCCGGCCTGGCGGCTGTTCGTTCAGACGTGCCGAGAATCAACTCCCGACCGCGAAGCAACGGATTAA
- a CDS encoding RNA methyltransferase, producing the protein MSSGRKDAFSFPPLSLQRLKSIRALKQKKYRRETGSTLIEGVRLCEEALASGIEIQAVITTPEAHAYERVAELARKCAAGGLDVFTLPHDRYLLLSDEPSPVGLAMVIRLPAVQSWHGAEPLLLALDGLQDPGNLGSALRSAAWFGVERVWLSKGCVELSNPKVLRGAMGAAFRLAVEEEVDLMQRFAEAKKKGYCIWAAVPVYGEPLTKQRPTGKDLLLIGSEAHGVAAELVETAHRRFTIPKSGYGESLNAAVAASIALYHFTLMR; encoded by the coding sequence ATGAGCTCGGGTCGTAAGGACGCTTTTTCATTCCCCCCTCTTTCGCTGCAGCGGCTGAAAAGCATTCGCGCGCTGAAGCAGAAAAAATACCGCCGCGAAACCGGCTCAACGCTGATCGAGGGCGTCCGCTTGTGCGAAGAGGCTCTCGCATCCGGCATTGAGATCCAAGCCGTCATAACCACCCCCGAAGCGCATGCTTATGAACGGGTTGCCGAACTGGCGCGCAAGTGCGCCGCCGGTGGATTGGATGTTTTCACCCTACCGCACGATCGTTACCTTTTACTTTCCGATGAGCCTTCGCCTGTCGGGCTGGCGATGGTGATCCGTTTGCCTGCCGTTCAGTCTTGGCACGGCGCCGAGCCGCTGCTTTTGGCGCTCGACGGCCTGCAGGATCCGGGCAACTTGGGAAGCGCGCTGCGTTCCGCCGCCTGGTTCGGGGTTGAGCGGGTGTGGCTGAGCAAAGGATGTGTCGAGCTGAGCAATCCGAAGGTCCTACGCGGCGCCATGGGCGCCGCCTTCCGCCTTGCCGTTGAAGAAGAGGTCGATTTGATGCAGCGCTTCGCGGAAGCGAAAAAAAAAGGCTACTGTATCTGGGCGGCCGTGCCGGTTTACGGCGAGCCTTTGACGAAGCAAAGACCTACGGGCAAGGACCTGCTGCTCATCGGCAGCGAGGCGCACGGCGTCGCCGCCGAGCTCGTAGAGACTGCACATCGTCGATTCACTATTCCCAAAAGCGGCTACGGTGAATCCCTGAATGCGGCCGTGGCGGCCTCTATTGCGCTTTATCACTTTACGCTTATGAGGTGA